The following coding sequences lie in one Bacteroides helcogenes P 36-108 genomic window:
- a CDS encoding DUF4870 domain-containing protein: MAYCSKCGTEITDGTKFCPSCGTPAGASAAQENRQQQQSTETKFSETMNTADTTTQFDPADVEKNKAMGVLAYLGILVLIPILAAKDSPFARYHANQGLILCIACILYGVAYSILSSIILAISWRLYFLVSIIGLVGVVFAVLCVIGIINAVNGRAKELPLIGKYKLLK, translated from the coding sequence ATGGCTTATTGCAGCAAATGCGGAACTGAAATTACCGACGGGACTAAATTCTGTCCTTCGTGCGGTACACCTGCCGGGGCATCCGCAGCCCAAGAGAACCGGCAGCAACAACAGAGTACGGAAACCAAATTTTCCGAAACGATGAACACGGCGGACACCACAACGCAGTTCGACCCCGCAGACGTGGAGAAGAACAAGGCGATGGGGGTACTGGCCTACCTCGGCATACTGGTACTCATACCGATTCTTGCCGCCAAAGATTCGCCATTCGCCCGCTATCACGCCAATCAGGGGTTGATACTCTGCATCGCCTGTATCCTCTACGGTGTGGCATACAGCATTTTGAGCAGTATTATTCTTGCTATCTCGTGGAGGCTTTACTTCTTGGTAAGCATCATCGGGCTGGTAGGCGTTGTATTCGCAGTATTATGCGTTATCGGCATCATCAATGCCGTAAACGGACGGGCGAAAGAGTTGCCATTGATTGGCAAATATAAATTGTTGAAATAG